A stretch of Chionomys nivalis chromosome 26, mChiNiv1.1, whole genome shotgun sequence DNA encodes these proteins:
- the LOC130867015 gene encoding DNA methyltransferase 1-associated protein 1-like: MATGADVRDILELGGPEGDAASGTISKKDIINRNKKKSKKSSETLTFKRPEGMHREVYALLYSDKKDASPLLPSDTGQGYRTVKAKLGSKKVRPWKWMPFTNPARKDGAMFFHWR; this comes from the coding sequence ATGGCTACGGGCGCGGATGTACGGGACATTCTAGAACTCGGTGGTCCAGAAGGAGATGCAGCTTCTGGGACCATCAGCAAGAAGGATATCATCAACCGGAACAAGAAAAAGTCCAAGAAATCCTCGGAGACGCTGACTTTCAAGAGGCCCGAGGGCATGCATCGGGAGGTCTATGCTTTGCTTTACTCTGACAAGAAGGATGCATCCCCACTACTGCCCAGTGACACTGGTCAGGGGTATCGCACAGTGAAGGCTAAATTGGGATCCAAGAAGGTTCGGCCGTGGAAGTGGATGCCATTTACTAACCCAGCTCGAAAGGATGGCGCTATGTTTTTCCACTGGCGATGA
- the LOC130867014 gene encoding DNA methyltransferase 1-associated protein 1-like has protein sequence MKLPSSVGQKKIKALEQMLLELGVELSPTPTEELVHMFNELRSDLVLLYELKQACANCEYELQMLQHRHEALARAGVLGGPATPAVGPTPASAEPAVSESGLGLDPTKDTIIDVVGAPLTPNSRKRRESASSSSSVKKAKKP, from the coding sequence ATGAAGCTGCCCAGCTCTGTGGGTCAGAAGAAGATCAAGGCGCTGGAACAGATGCTGCTGGAGCTTGGAGTGGagctgagccccacccccacagagGAGCTGGTGCATATGTTCAATGAGTTGCGGAGTGACCTGGTGTTACTCTACGAGCTCAAGCAGGCCTGTGCCAACTGTGAATATGAGCTACAGATGCTGCAACACCGGCATGAAGCCCTGGCTCGGGCAGGAGTGCTGGGAGGCCCTGCCACACCAGCAGTGGGACCAACCCCAGCCTCTGCTGAGCCAGCAGTGTCTGAATCTGGACTTGGCCTTGACCCCACCAAGGACACCATCATTGATgtagtgggtgcacccctcacaccCAACTCGCGGAAACGACGGGAATCTGCCTCCAGCTCATCTTCTGTGAAGAAAGCCAAGAAACCATGA